The Camelus bactrianus isolate YW-2024 breed Bactrian camel chromosome 12, ASM4877302v1, whole genome shotgun sequence genome includes a window with the following:
- the RASSF3 gene encoding ras association domain-containing protein 3 isoform X3 — MTLNSNGIYTGFIKVQMELCKPSQTSPNPGKFAPTSNGCMNTLHISSTNTVGEVIEALLKKFLVTESPSKFALYKRCHREDQVYACKLSDREHPLYLRLVAGPRTDTLSFVLREHEIGEWEAFSLPELQNFLRILDKEEEEQLQTLKERYAVYRHKLEGALSQLWKPG; from the exons ATGACCTTG AATTCAAATGGGATTTACACTGGCTTCATCAAAGTACAGATGGAACTCTGCAAACCATCACAGACTTCCCCGAACCCTGGAAAATTCGCTCCCACTAGCAATGGCTGTATGAACACGCTTCATATCAGCAGCACCAACACTGTCGGGGAGGTGATCGAGGCCCTGCTCAAGAAGTTCCTTGTGACCGAGAGCCCTTCCAAGTTTGCACTTTATAAGCGATGTCACAGGGAAGATCAAG TCTATGCCTGCAAGCTCTCGGACCGGGAACATCCACTCTACCTGCGTCTGGTAGCAGGGCCCAGGACAGACACACTTAGTTTTGTTCTTCGTGAACATGAAATTGGAGAG TGGGAAGCCTTCAGCCTGCCCGAGCTCCAAAACTTCTTGCGGATCTTGGACAAGGAAGAAGAGGAGCAGCTACAGACCCTGAAGGAGCGCTACGCGGTCTATAGACACAAGCTGGAGGGAGCCCTGAGCCAGCTGTGGAAACCCGGGTAA